The Xylophilus rhododendri region CCGAACTGCAGAGCCTCTTTCATGAAGTCAAGCGCCTCGGCGACGAGCTGAGCGGCCGGGTCCGCCTGCACGCCAACATGTCGGCGGTGATCGGTTTCCTGCCCGAGCGGCTGGGCAACTTCATGGCGGCGCATCCCGGCATCAGCGTGTCGCTGCAGGAGGAGGACACACGCGATGTGATCCGCGCCTGCCTGGACGACCGGGCCGATCTGGGGATCGGTGTCGAGACCTCGGTGGCGGCCGGGCTGGACGTGCGGCATTTCGCGGACGACCCGCTGCACATCGTGATGCCCGCCCGGCATGTGCTGTCCGGCAAGCCGGCGGTGAAATTCCTCGATGCGCTGCAGCATCCGCTGATCGGCGTGCACGAGGGCGGCGCGCTGGACCGCTCGCTGCGCGCGCAGGCACAGGCGCTGGACGCGCGCTTCGAACCGACGGTTTCGCTCACCAGCTTCGATGCGGTCTGCCGCATGGTCGAGGCCGGCCTGGGCATCGCCGTCATCCCGCAGAGCGCGGCCACCGCCTACGCCGGCTCGGCGCAGTTCGTGCGGCGCCCGCTGGACGAGCCCTGGGCGGCCCGCCGGCTCATGCTCTACACCCTGCGGCGCAATCCGCAGCCGCGCGCCATCCAGGCGCTGATGGACAGCCTGCTTGGGTAAACACCGATCCCGTCTTTCGCGAGACCCCCTCTGCCGTACAGGCACTGGGCATTGAGGCGCAGCCGGTGAAACATCCGGCATGCCAGCCACCCAGCCCGCCGATCCCGGCATTCTTTTTTCGCCCCGCATCCTGTTCCTGGCCACGTCGGCCGAGGTCGTCCTGTCCTGCCTGGCCGGCCACCCGCCGCCGCTGGCCGGCGCCCGGCCGCTGCGCGACGACGTGTCCACCGACGAGATCACGCCGCTGCCCATCCTCACCCACTACGACGAACAGCTGGGCCGCTACCCCTACACCGGCTTTCGTGCCGGCGATGCCACGCCGGTGGCCACCGACGCGATCCGCGCGGCCGGCATCGAAGTCGTGGTGGCGGGCAAACGCTACGGCAAGGGCTCGTCGCGCGAGCACAGCCCGGCGGCCGAGAAATACGCCGGCGTGCGCCTGGTGATCGCCGAGAGCTTCGAGCGCATCTACCGGCAGAACGCCGACAACATCGGCCTGTTCACCAGCACCGATCTGGCGCTGGCGGACCGCATCGCCGCGGGCGAGTCCATCCCCATCGACGAGCTGGTGGCCGGGCGCGACGCGCTGGCGGCGGCCATCCTGCGCCACGGCGGCCTGCTGCGTTTCGGCCAGGCCTGCATGCGCGACATCGTGGCAGCGCCCGACGCCGCCGACCACGGGCCGCGCACGCTGTTCGAGAAGATCGTGGCCCGCCACGCCCTGTCGACCGGGCTGACCCCGGCGCATCCGGCGCCGGGCGACGGCGCCTTCGTGCGGGCCGACTGGCGTTTCATCCACGAGTACTACACCGGCATGGCCTCGCACATGCTCCACGCCACCTTCGGCCGGCCGCTGGCGCTGTACGACACCGCCAGCATCGTGGTGTTCGAGGACCACACCTCCTACGTGCAGGAAAGCCCGGCCCATGTGCGGGCCGGACTCGTGCCCAATGTGCGCCGCATGGTCGATGCCCAGCGGGCCTTCGCCGCCGACTACGCGCTGCGCACCCACCGCACCCTCACCGAGCAGGAAGCCGCGCTCGACGACGGCCGCAACGTCGCCGGCATCTCCCATGCGATGGTGGCCGAGCACTACGCGTTGCCGGGCCAGCTGGTGGTGGGCACCGACTCGCACACGCCGCACAGCGGCGCCCTGGGCTGCGTGGCCTTCGGCGTGGGCACCACCGACATGGCCAATGCCTTCGTCACCGGCGCGGTCCGGCTGACGGTGCCCCGGTCGCTGAAGGTCGTGCTGAACGGCGGCCTTCAGGAAGGCGTCACCGCCAAGGACCTGGTGCTGCACCTGCTCGCCCTGCCCGGCATCCGGGCCGGAGGCGGCGTCGGCAAGGTGTTCGAGTTCACCGGGCCGGGCATCGCCGGCCTGTGCACCGACGAACGCGCCACGCTCACCAATATGTGCGCCGAACTCGGCGGCTTCACCGGCATCGTGGCGCCCGACGAGGAGACGGTGCGTTTCCTGCGCGAGCGCAGGGGCATCGAATTCCGGCTCGAAGACTGGATGCGCAGCGACCCCGGCGCGGTGTATGCGGACCTCATCGAGGTCGACTGCGCCGCCATCACGCCCATGGTGGCCACGCCGGGCGATCCCGGCAACGGCCTGCCGCTGGCCGGGCTGGCCGAGCGGGTGCGCATCGACATCGCCTACGGCGGCTCCTGCACCGCCGGCAAACGGGAAGACTTCGACCACTACCACGCCGTGCTGCGCTGGGCCGCCGACCGCGGCCTGCGTGTGGCGCCCGGCGTGTCGCTGTTCCTGCAGTTCGGCACCACCGCGGTCCGCGACCACTGCGTGGCGGCCGGCTACCTCGATGCCTTCGAGAGGGTCGGCGCCCGCATGCTGCAGCCGTCCTGCGGCGCCTGCGGGAACTGCGGGCCGGGCGGCTCTTCCACCCGCGAGCAGATCACCGTCAGCGCCATCAACCGGAATTTCCCCGGACGCGGCGGCCCGGGCAGCGTCTGGCTGGCCAGTCCGCCCACGGTCGCGGCCAGCGCCATCGCCGGGGAACTGCTGACTTTCGAGGAGCTGCGCAACCGATATTGAGCCGGCAGGCAGCACGCACAAAACAAGGAGACAAGACGATGAGACAAGAACTGAGCCGAAGGGCATTCACCCGCCTGAGCGCCTGCGCCGCGGCCGCCGCGCTGGGCCCGCACACCGGCGCATGGGCCCAGCCCGCCGGCCTGCCCGGCGCCTCGGACAAGCCGATCCGCCTGGTGGTGCCGCTGGCCGCGGGCTCGACCGTGGATGCGGTCGCCCGCGCCATCGCGCCGGCGTTCGGCCGCTCCACCGGCCATCCGCTGGTGGTGGAGAACCTGGTCGGCGCCGGCGGCATCCCCGGCACCTCGCAGATCGTCAAGGCGCCGCGGGACGGGCTGACGCTGGGCATGGTCTCCTCCAACCACGTGATCAACCCCAGCATCTACAAGTCGGTGCCCTACGACAGCCTGAAGGACATCACCCCCATCGCCGTGATCGCCACCGTGCCCCTGGTGCTGGTGGTGCATCCGGGCCTGCCGGTGAAAAGCGTCAAGGAGCTGATCGCCTACGCCCACGAAAAACCCGGCGTGCTGAATTACGGCTCCGCCGGCAACGGCAGCACCCTGCAGCTGGCGGCGGAACTGCTGGTCAGCGAGACCGGCATATCGCTCAAGCATGTGCCCTACCGGGGCACCGGGCCGCTGATCACCGACCTCATCGGCGGCCAGGTGCAGCTGGCCTTCGTCTCCATCTCGCAGGTCGCGCCGCAGGTGAAGGCCGGCACCCTGCGGGCGCTGGCGATCAGCACGCCCCGGCGCTCCGCCGCCCTGCCGGAGCTGCCGACGCTGGCCGAAGCGGGCGTGCCCAACTACAGCTTCGACGCCTGGATCGCGCTGATCGGCCCCGCCGACCTGCCCAAGGCCGTGGTGGATGCCGATGCCCGGGCGATCCGCGCCGCCATGGCTTCGCCGGAGGCTAACGCGGCCATCGCCGGCCAGGGCTTGAACATTCTCGACATCGGGCCGGACGCCGCCGCGGCCTTCTTCAGCGCCGAACTGCTGAAGCACCAGAAGCTGGTGAAGCAGTCCGGCGCGGTGCTGGACTGAGCCATGCATTCGATCGATCCCGACGAGCCGCCCTTCATCGGCACGGCCGACCTGTGCGACCGGCTCGGCACCGCCGCCCGGGTCTGCCGGGCGCCCCTGCGGCCCTACGGCGGGCGCAGACGCCTGGCCGGCCCGGTGGCCTGCCTCAGGACCCATGAGGACGTGGCCCTGCTCAAGGGCCTGCTGGCGCAAGCGGGCCGGGGCGGGTTCTGGTGGTGGACGGCGGCGGATCCCTGGAGGCGGCGCTGCTGGGCGCCCACATGGCCCGGCTCGCCATGGCGCAGGGCTGGGCCGGGCTGATCATCCACGGCGCGGTGCGGGACGCCGAAGAACTCGAGACGCTGGACATCGCCATCTGGGCCCTGGGCACATGCCCGGCGCGGGGTGGCTCAGCGGGCACCGGCGAGGTCGACGGCGTGCTGGACTTCGGGCGAACCGGCTTCGCTCCCGGAGGCTGGGTGACGGCCGATGCGGACGGCGTCGTGGTCCTGGAGACCCCGCCAAGGCCTTGAAATCCCGGCCGGCATGCCGGGCCTCCTACAATCGTCGCCTTTTGCGGTTCGCCCGTGACACGGCCAACGCAAGGAAGGCGCCGCATGCAAGACCACTATCTCGCCCTGGGTGTCGGCAGCAGCGCGAGCCTGGCCGACATCAAGAAGGCTTACCGCCAGCAGGCCGCCCTGCACCATCCGGACCGCAACCCGGCGCCGGATGCGGCCAGGCGCTTTCGCGCGGTGCAGGAGGCCTACGACATCCTCGGCGACGCGGACAAACGCGAGGCCTACGACAACAACCGCAAACGCAATCTGCTCGACGATCCGCTGGAAACGGCACGCACGATCTGGGCAGACTATTTCCAACGGCTCATCTAGGCCTCGATGCACGTCTCTCCCTTCTTCCACAACCTGCGCTCCGCCTACCTGGCCGAACTCGACGACATGCGCCACGACTCCGACGGCCAGCTGGTGCTGGACCGCCGGCTGGCCGAGCGGCGCCGCGAGGTTTCCTTCCTGGTCAGCATGCTGGAGCTGGCGCCCGAGATGGTGGCCGTCGTGCTGCACAAGGCCTTCAGCTTCGGATCGGCCTCGGCCATGGACCGCCTGCTGGCCTGCGAGCCCGAAGACCTGACCGCCTGGGACAGCCTGCAGCCAACCATCGAGATCGCCCCCTGGGCCCGGGCCACCGTGCAGCTGCTGCGCGAGCAGGCGGCAGGCGACCGTTTCCTGAGCATCGCCGCCGCGCTGGAATACATGGCGGGCAGCGCCCGGCATGCGCCCGTCCATGCCGAAGACGAGGACGACAGCGAGGAAGACGGCGACCATGACGACGCCGATCACGACTCCGACGAGGGCCAGCCCCTGTCGGCCGACGACCTGGACGACGCCGACGGCCGCACCCGCGAGGAAGCCCGCGCCGACTGGATGGCCGAGCAGGGCTTCGACCGCAAAGACTGACACAGCGCCCCTCCGCACGCAAAGCACCGACACGCCATGAACCACCTCGCCCTGATCACCAAGACCCGCAGCCTGATCGCCGCGGGCGACATCGCCGGCGCCGAGTCCGCCCTCACCGAGCTGGCCGACACCGAGGGCGACCAGGCGCTGATGGTGGTGCTGGACCAGCTGGAGCCCAAGGACATCCTGGCGGTGATGCGCGAGTACGACCCGTCGCGCGAGTCGGTGGTGAGCCTGCTGGTCACGCCCGAGCAGTTCGCCCACGCCATCGTCATCGAGAAGCGCTACAAGGACCTCACCCACACGCATCTGCGCGGCATGGTGAACTCCATCGTCTTCCGCGAGGACGCCGACCCGGTGGCCTTCCTCACCGCCGTGGGCGACCTGGAAGGCGGCAGCGAGGCCATGGCCAACTACTTCGCCGAGAAGTGGGCGCGCATCGAATCCTTCGCCCGCACCGGCAACTTCGACACGGTCGAGGAAGACGGCGAGATGCTGTCCGAAGCCGCGCTGCTGGCTTCGGCCTACGCCAGCCCCAAGCTCTCCCTGGAAGAAGTGGCCGACCAGGACTGGATGGAGCTGGCCTGGCGCATGCGCTACGAATGCCCCGACCTGTTCACCGAGACCCTGCTGGTGCTGCGCGCCAAGGCCCGCGCCCATGACCTGGGCCTGGAGGAAGAGGACGAGGACGGCGAGGAAGTGGACAACCGTGTCGAGACCGGCGACACCGACCGCGGCGGCAGCACGCCGGCCGCGCGCGACGACGAGGAAGAGTCGGCGATCTGAACTCCACCATGTCCGCGCCCTTCCCCACCGCTTCCCAGTCCGTCGCACTCTTCGACGACCGGCCTTTCTTCGAGAAGGCCCTGCAGCACGGCGTGCGCCACGGCATCCTGCTGCCCGAGCGGCTGGCCGCCATGCGCCAGGAAGCCCCCAAGGGCATGGTGCAGATCGCGCGCTATTTCGGCACCGAATACCTGCGCCCCGACCTGGAGAAGGCGCGCGACCGGCTGGTCAACCTGATGAGCCTGTACCTGGAGCATTCCACCGGCGGCGACCTGGACCGGGCCGCCGAGGCCCTGCGCGACCACAGCCTGCTGTCGCGCTCCAAGGGCGGCTCGGACATGCTGAAGGCGCTGATCGCCATGCCGCAAAGCAGCCATTTCGGCATGCAGGAGCACGGCGCCTTCCTGGACAAACACATCCCGCTGTTGGCCAAGTGGTCCCTGCGCAGCCTGCCCGAATACCTGGCCGAGCACGCCGAACGCAGCCATGCCACCACCCTGGTGGAGGCCGCCATCTGGATGGCGGCCAGGCTGGGCCTGGATGCCGACGACCTGGAGGAAGCCGGCAAGGACGCGGAAGCCGTGGTGCGCACCGCCCTGCTGGTGCGCGCGGCCCGGCGCAGCGCCATGCCGGACTGGGCCGCCTTCGAGAAGATGGTGCTGGCCCTGCGCAGGAAATACGCGCCCAGGGCCGACGGCCAGGCGGTACCGGTCCCCATCGACCTGCCGCGCGACCTGCCGGCGCAGTACCTGGAAGCGGTGCGCTCGGTGTTGGCCTCGGTCGAACAGGACATGCCGCGCATCCTCGATGCCGCCCTCGGCGTACGCAAGCTCTTCGACCAGACGCCAGCCTTCATCGGCCGCTATTTCTGGTCCGAGGACGCCATGGCCGACCTGGAGCATTTCGAGCGCGGCAACAGCGCCGTGTGGGACAAGGCCACCGAAGGCCACAACGACGACAGCTCCCTGCTGACCCTGTTCCTGCGCCTGGCCACGCAGGCCAGACCCGCCACGCTGCTGAGCAGGAAAACGGCCGCCAGCCTGGTCAAGAAGGTCCGTACCTCCGGGCTGGATGCCGAACTGCCCCGGCAATTCGTGCTGCAACATGCGCCGGTGCAGCTGCAGAACGACTACCTGCAGCTGTGGAACGCCTTCATCGAGGAGGCCGAACCGGTGCTGCGCAGCGACCGGGTGCAGGCCACCGAGGACGCGATGGCGCTGTTGCGCCGGGAATGCAATATCGGCGAGTAGGCCGGGTGTCTTTGCGTCAGGCAGCCGGCTTGCGACGGCCTCGCAGTTCACCGACCACGATGGAAATGCCGGACACCAGAAAGTAGAAGGCCCCCACCGCGGCATAGGGCGCGATGTCGGTGATGGCCGGCATGTTCTGCCCGGTGGCCTGGTGGATGAAGAGCCCCCCGGCCAGCGTCGATTGCGCGCCGCTGAGGATCATCGGCCACTGCGCGCCGGCGGTCTTCCAGCGCCGCAGGCCGGTCGCCAGCTGCAGGATGCCGGCCACGCCCGCCCACAGGCCGAAGACATCCAGCACCGCATGCATGCCGAAGGCCGACGCGACCGCGATGGCCAGGGCCACGACGCCGCTGGCCAGCAGATTGAGCTTCTGCGTGGGATTGCGCGCCAGCCCGCCGCTCTGCCGGGCATCGAGCCAGTTGGCCAGCGCATCCCAGGCCGGGTAGACCACCAGCAGCACCGTGCCGACCGCCGGCATCTGTTTGCCGACGGTGAAGGCCGCCAGCACCCAGGCGATGGAGAAGGCGGCGCGCAGGAAGTAGTAGGTCTTGAGCCATGGGCTGCCCTGTGGGGCGGCATCGGCGGATCGGGTCTGGCTGTTCATGGTGGGCTCTCGAAGTTGTCAATCGACTAGTTGGTAGATTGAAGGGGCAAAAAAAGGGGACCTCGGGTGTGGCGCCTGCCTCAGGCCGCGCGGGACAGCTGGGCCAGCGACGGTCCGATGATGGTCTTGAAGATGGCCGGATCGCCGTACGCCCGCGCGGCCAGCATGGCCCCGTGCACGGTGGCCATCAGCGCCATGGCTTCGGCCTCGGGCGTGCCGCGCAGCTGGAACACACCGGCCGACGCGCCCTGCTCCAGCACGGTCGCCAGCCAGGCCGTCAGGTCCAGGAAATGGCCGCGCACCTCGTCGGCGACCACGGACGGGATGGCCGGCATCTCGGCGGCCAGCATGGCGCACACGCACAGCGAGGCGGTGCCGTCGCGGATGCAGGCCTCCCAATAGCCGGTGTAGGCCTGCAGCCGTTCGCCAGGGCCGGCGATGACACGCTCCATCGCCGCCATGCCGTCGCGCGCCTGCTGGCGATAGCGCCGCACCACGGTCTGGACCAGGTCGGCCTTGCTGGGGAAATGGTGGTGGATCGTGGGTTTGCTGATCTGCACCGACGCCGCGATGTCGGCATAACTGAAGCCGTTGTAGCCCCCGAGACCAGCAGCGCCTGGGCGCAGCTGACGATTTCGGCGGCTCGCGGTGAGAGGTCAAGATCCATGGCCGCAAGTCTACCAACTAGTCGGTTTACGTCAAGAAAAATCCAGACGGGGTGTGCCGGTCCGGACTCGCCTGGGTTTTTGCCCGCTAGAATCGCGCCCGCAGCCGCCGCAAGGTGCATTGCCGTAAGCGTTACCGTCATCCAACGCGTCCGTTTTCGAGAGGAGCCCAGCGGGGCAGTTCTCGATGATCCACGACGCCGTTTCGATGATCGCAAGTTATGCTGTTCCGGGCTCACGCCTGCCTGGAACTCCGGCCCTGCCGGGCCACCCACCTTCCGCTTTTGCTCAGCCGCCACACGGCGGCTGCCGCATGCCCGCCAGGGCGCGGAAAGTCGGGCAGCGCATGCCTCTGGTCTGGTTCGCGGCGTCACGGCACTCCCGCCATTTCGCACCCTCAACCTGATCCGAATCATGAAAACCCAATGCACCGGCACACTCAACCACCTGAGCCTGCCCACCACCAACCCTGCGGCCACCGCCGCCTTCTTCCAGCAGCACTTCGGCTGCGAGATCGTCGCCGTCGGCCAGAGCATCCTGCTCCAGCGCGACGGCTTCGACATCGTGCTCGACCATGTGCAAGAGCCTGCGTCCTGGCCATCGAATTTTCATTTCGGCTTCGAAATGGCCACCCTGCTCGAAGTCCAGGATCTGTACGAGACATTCCGGCAGGCAGGCGTGAAGATGGAGACGGAGGTCTTCAACAACACGCGGGGCTCGCGTTTCTTCTGCCGCACGCCAGAAGGCGTGCTGATCGAGGTGAACACGCGCGAAGACAAGGAAGGCGGCTGGCGCCAGCTGTTCTAGCCCGCCTCAGCGCGCGAGGAATGCCCCGTCCACGGGGTAATAGGTCCCGGTCATGAAGGAGGCGCGGTCCGACAGCAGGAAGCTGGTCAGCGCCGCGACCTCCTCCGGCCGGGCTAGGCGCTTGAAGGCATGCATGTCCGCCAGCACCGAGCGCTCCTGCTCGGTCATGGTCTTGCCAAGCGCCGGCGTATCGACGAAGGCCGGGCCGACCGCGTTGACCCGGATGGCCTGGCCCGCATAGTCGAGCGCCGCCGTCTTGGTCATGCCGAGCACCGCATGCTTGGAGGTGACATAGGCGGCCGACCCCGCCCAGCCCACCGCGCCCAGGATGGACGCCATGTTGACGATGGCCCCGCCGCCGGACGCCAGCATGGCCGGGATCTGGTACTTCATGCCGTAGAAGACGCCGTGCAGGTCGACACCGAGCACGCGGTGCCAGTCCTCCACCGCGATATCGGCCAGCGGCGTGGAAGGCGCGCCGATGCCGGCGTTGTTCACCGCCAGGTGCAGGCCGCCGAACTTCGCCACCGCGAAATCCACGCAGGCCTTCACCGCCGCCGCATCGCTCACATCGGCCTTGAAGGCCAGGGCCCGGTCGGCGCCGTAGCCGTCCGCCAGGCGTTTGGCGCCCGCCTCGTCGAAGTCGGCGATCACGACCTTGGCCCCCTCGGCCAGCAGGTCCTTCACCACGGCTTCGCCGATACCCGATGCCCCACCCGTGACCATGGCCACGCGGTTTTCAAATAACGCCATTTCGACTGCTCCTTGATTGACACTCGGCTGCGCCACGATGCCGGATCCACGCAAGCCCGATCGACGATAAGTATCCGGTACCGTATATTTTAAATTTCAATCGCGGATCGACTTGTAAGAAAGGTCATGGCATGGCGGACGAGACGCTGCAGGATCAGAAAGGCCGGCCCACCGGCCGCCCCTCGGTGGAGGCGGCGGGCCAGCTGGAGGAGCAGTTGATGGACGCGGCCCTGGCCGTCTTCATCCGCTGCGGCTATGCCGGCACCAGCATGGAGGCCATCGCACGCGAGGCGGGCGTCACCAAACGCACGCTGTATCGGCGGGCGGTGAGCAAGCCGGCGCTGTTCGTGGAGGTGGTCGAACGCCTGGCGCTGAAGACCGGCGTGCCGCGGCTCAACCGGATCGCGGGCGCGACCCTGGAGCAAAAGCTCCGCAAGGCGAGCGACATCATGCTGGACTGGGTGCTGGACCCGAACGCGCTGGCGCTCTACCGCATGGTCGTCGCCGATGCGGCCCACCATCCCGGCCTGGCCGCCACGGTCGATGGTCCCTTCCAGCGGGCCACCGACGCCATCGCGGCCCTGCTGGCGCAGGACGGCGACCGGCCGGCCGAGACGGTGCGGCTGGGCGCGGGCATGTTCCTGCGCCTGGTGATTTCCGAACCGCTGGACCGCGCGGCCCAGGGCATCGAGGCCGCCGGCAGCACGCGCCAAAAACGCGCCCGGGCGCACACGGCCGTCGACTTCTTCCTGGCCGGCTGGCGGGCCTGGCGCGAGACCGCTGCTAGGTCGTAGCAAGGCGCGCCAGCGCCGCATCCAGGCGCCCGGCCGCATCCGGATAACCGTTCGAGCCCAGCCCCTGGCCGAACTGCTGGAGCTGGCCGGTGGTGAGCCCCACGTTGAGGCAGATGCGCACATGGGACAGCAGCTGCGACTCCACCCCCTGCAGGGCGGCCAGGGCCGCCACCGTCACCAGCTCGCGGGTGCGCCAGTCCAGGTTGTCGCGCGCGAAGATGTCGCCGAAGAGATGGATCTTCAGGAACTGGTCGATGGCCGGCGCGAACTCGAAGAGCGGCCCGCGCACCGGCGCGCCCGCCAGCTTCGTCTGGTTGGCCGTGCCCACCGCCAGCAGCTGCGCGCCGGTCGGCACCGGCCCGGCCAGCGCGCCGGGCGCGTCCGTGATGCCGCGCTGGCGCCGCGCCTCCACCACCTTCATCAGCTCGCCCAGGGCGTTGAGGCTGCGGGGGAAACCGGCGTACGCATACAGCTGCACGATGGCCTCCTTGAGAGGCTCGACGCCCAGGCCGGCATCGAGCCCCGCTTCGAGCGCGCCGGGCAGGCGGGCGACATCGCCGATGGCGGTGGCGGCGGCGACCGGCCCCATCGCCAGCTGCAGGGGGGTCAGGGCTTCGGAAGCATTCGGCATCGGTGGGTTCCTCGTGGCTGGTTCAGGGGCGGGCTGCGCAGGCGCTTGCGCTGCCTGCAGGCCGGACGCGGCCAGCAGGCCGATCACGCCCCGGCGGGCGATGGGCCGGGCTTCAGCGGGCGTGGTACTGCTCATCGCTCACCTTCTCCATCCACTCGACGTTCTTGCCGTCCGGCGCCATGCCGGTCACGGCCAGATGGGTCATGGCGGTGGCCGGCGCGGCGCCGTGCCAGTGCTTGACGCCGGGCGGGCACCAGACCACATCGCCGGGGCGGATCTCCTGGATGGGCTTGCCCCATTCCTGCGTCAGCCCGACGCCGGCGGTCACCGCCAGGTACTGGCCGCGCGGATGGGTGTGCCAGGCCGAGCGCGCACCCGGCTCGAAGGTGACCAGGCCGCCGGAAGCGTTGATGTCGCTGTTGGCCGCGTAGACCGGGTCGACACGCACGCGCCCGGTGAAGTTGGCTTCGGGCCCGGCCAGCGAGGCCGTGCTGCCGGCGCGGGAGATCTTCTGGCCCGGCAGCGCCGAGCCGGATTCGCCGATGGCCGAATGCGCGGCGACGGCGCAGGTCAGGCCACCGAGCAGGCGGGTGAAAAGCATGGGGTTTCCTGTGAGGTGGAAGGCAACAGTCCACTCTAGGCAGGAAGGCGATTCAGCACTAGCCCGCTACAGTGGCATGAACCTATGGCCCTGGCTCATCAATCCATCCGCCCTGCCCGCCCCAGAATGGCCGGCCCCGCCCACCCTGCCCGCCCCTTGCATGAACCGTGAATCCATCGCCGACCTGCTGGCCTTCATCGCCGTGGCGCGCGAGCGCAGCTTCACCCGGGCCGCCGCCCGCATGGGCGTGTCGCAGTCGGCCTTGAGCCACACCATCCGCGCGCTGGAAACCCGCATGGGCGTGCGCCTGCTCACCCGCACCACCCGCAGCGTGCTGCCGACCGAGGCCGGCGAACGCCTGCTGGAAACAGTGGCCCCGCGCCTGGAGGAAATCGACGCCGAACTCGCCGCCGTCAGCGAGATGGGCTCGCGCATCGGCGGCACCATCCGCATCACCGCCATCGACCTGGCGGTGGACGGCCTGATCTGGCCGCGACTGGCGCCGCTGCTGGCGGCCCATCCCGAGCTGCGGGTGGAGATCAGCACTGACTACCGCATGGTCGACATCGTCGCCGAGCGTTTCGACATCGGCATCCGCTGGGGCGACCAGGTCGCCAAGGACATGATCGCGGTGCGCATCGCACCCGACATGCGCCAGACCATCGTCGCCACGCCCGCCTACCTGCAGGCCAACGGCGTGCCGCAGTCGCCGCAGGACCTGGCACGGCACAGCTGCATCACCCTGCGCCTGGCCAGCAGCGGCGGCCTCTACGCCTGGGAACTGAAGCAGGGCGAGCGCGAGATGCAGGTGCGCGTGGAGGGCCAGGCCGTCTTCAACGGCGCCTACCAGATGCTCCACGCCGCCCTGTCGGGCACCGGCCTGGCCTTTCTGCCGCAGGACCTGACCGAACCCCATCTGCAGGCCGGGCGCCTGCAGTCGGTGCTGGCCGACTGGTGCCCGGTGTTCCCCGGCCTGCATGCCTACTACCCCAGCCGGCGGCAGTCCTCCAAGGCGCTGGCGCTGGTGATCGACGCCATCCGCCTGCGCGGCTGAGGCCGCGGCCGCGCTCACTGGGCGACGAAACCGCCGTCCACCGGCAGCGCCACGCCCAGCACCATGCTGGCGGCCGGGCTGCACAGCCACAGCACGGCGGCGGCCACTTCCTCCGGGCGGCCCAGGCGGCCTATGGGCTGGAGCTTGAGGAATTCCCGCATCGCCGCCGGGTCGATCTCCTCGCCCATCGGCGTGTCGATGCAGCCCGGGCAGACCGCGTTGACGCGGATGCCGGTGGCCGCCACGTCCAGCGCCGCGGCCTTGGTCAGGCCGATCACGCCGTGCTTGCTGGCATGGTAGGCGGCGCGGCCGGCCAGGCCCACCAACCCGCCCAGGGAAGAGCAGTTGACGATGGCGCCGCTGCCCTGGCGCTTCATCTGCAGCAGCTCGTGTTTCATGAAGGTCCAGACGCCGCGCAGGTTCACCGCCTGGGTGGCGTCGTAGCCCTCGGCCGTCTCCTGCGACATCTCGCACATCGGGCCGAGGATGCCGGCGTTGTTGTAGGCCATGTCGAGCCGGCCGAACTCGGCCACGGTGCGTGCCACCGTCGCCTGGGCCGCGGCCTCGTCGGAGACATCGCAGGCGATGCCGATCGCGCGATGGCCTTCGCCGCGCAAGGCGGCCGCTGCCGCTTCGATCCGGGCCGCGTCGCGGTCGACGAGGGTG contains the following coding sequences:
- a CDS encoding glucose 1-dehydrogenase, which gives rise to MNPSYDFTGQVALVTGAAGGLGLAAAQAFARSGAAVTLVDRDAARIEAAAAALRGEGHRAIGIACDVSDEAAAQATVARTVAEFGRLDMAYNNAGILGPMCEMSQETAEGYDATQAVNLRGVWTFMKHELLQMKRQGSGAIVNCSSLGGLVGLAGRAAYHASKHGVIGLTKAAALDVAATGIRVNAVCPGCIDTPMGEEIDPAAMREFLKLQPIGRLGRPEEVAAAVLWLCSPAASMVLGVALPVDGGFVAQ
- a CDS encoding LysR family transcriptional regulator, producing the protein MNRESIADLLAFIAVARERSFTRAAARMGVSQSALSHTIRALETRMGVRLLTRTTRSVLPTEAGERLLETVAPRLEEIDAELAAVSEMGSRIGGTIRITAIDLAVDGLIWPRLAPLLAAHPELRVEISTDYRMVDIVAERFDIGIRWGDQVAKDMIAVRIAPDMRQTIVATPAYLQANGVPQSPQDLARHSCITLRLASSGGLYAWELKQGEREMQVRVEGQAVFNGAYQMLHAALSGTGLAFLPQDLTEPHLQAGRLQSVLADWCPVFPGLHAYYPSRRQSSKALALVIDAIRLRG